The Actinomycetota bacterium genome includes a region encoding these proteins:
- the galU gene encoding UTP--glucose-1-phosphate uridylyltransferase GalU, with translation MDNTGKPAYRSITKAVIPAAGLGTRFLPITKSQPKEMVPVVDKPTIQYVVEEAVASGIDDVLIITGRGKRAIEDHFDRSFELEAELKKKNDHALLAELENIAKLADIHYIRQKVAAGLGHAVLCAKKHIGANPFAVLLGDIITLSDSPCTKDLIGIHERYGASVIAVEPVPLEEVRRYGVIKGEQVDDGLYRIVDLVEKPSPEQAPSNLAVLGRYVLTPAIFDCLEITEPGLGGEVQLTDALRLLLEREEIYALEATGPRYDIGNKLSWIKATVELALINEEIGEELRAYLQELLRKE, from the coding sequence ATGGATAACACCGGCAAGCCGGCTTATAGAAGCATAACCAAAGCCGTTATACCCGCCGCGGGTCTGGGCACGCGCTTTCTGCCGATCACCAAGAGTCAACCGAAAGAGATGGTTCCCGTGGTCGACAAGCCCACCATCCAATACGTCGTCGAAGAGGCGGTCGCCTCGGGGATAGACGATGTCCTGATAATCACCGGACGCGGCAAACGCGCCATCGAGGACCACTTCGATCGCTCCTTCGAACTCGAAGCCGAATTGAAGAAGAAGAACGACCACGCGCTCCTTGCCGAGCTTGAGAACATAGCAAAACTCGCGGACATCCACTATATCCGCCAAAAAGTCGCAGCCGGCTTGGGCCACGCGGTACTCTGCGCCAAGAAGCACATCGGGGCGAACCCGTTCGCGGTCCTTTTGGGCGATATTATAACTTTGAGCGATAGCCCTTGCACCAAGGATTTAATCGGCATCCACGAAAGATACGGCGCGTCCGTCATCGCGGTCGAGCCGGTGCCGCTTGAAGAGGTGCGCCGGTACGGCGTCATCAAGGGGGAACAGGTAGACGACGGCCTCTATCGCATCGTCGACCTCGTCGAGAAACCTTCCCCCGAGCAAGCGCCTTCGAACCTGGCCGTTCTCGGGCGCTACGTGCTCACCCCGGCTATCTTCGACTGCCTCGAGATAACCGAGCCCGGCCTCGGCGGCGAAGTGCAGCTCACCGATGCCTTAAGGCTTCTGCTTGAGCGCGAAGAGATATACGCCCTTGAGGCGACCGGCCCCCGCTACGATATCGGAAACAAGCTGAGCTGGATAAAAGCGACCGTCGAATTGGCGCTGATCAACGAGGAGATAGGGGAGGAGCTTCGGGCTTACCTCCAGGAGCTACTCCGTAAAGAATAA
- the lhgO gene encoding L-2-hydroxyglutarate oxidase codes for MYDYLVVGCGIVGLTIAIEIKKTRGGSICVIDKEGALGAHASGRNSGVLHAGIYYKPGTLKAKLSVEGNRTMREYCDMKNIAQVKGKVIVTKSASEIEALRELERRALANGAQVTMVDEEALKEIEPYASTTGFALYSPNTVTVDPMEVLEKLLEDARALGIEVRFGVKMTGVDDRHTADAEGLKLRFGTLINAAGAYSDKIAHMYNVGRQYVMIPYKGLYYRLKDEHAHMVRSNIYPVPDIRFPFLGVHFTRTPKGIVKIGPTAIPALSKENYGFFDHIKKDELVSALKCNARKLVSDKNYLLLGIKEMSKYVPHLFFKEAKELLPALEYSYIETYPNTGIRAQLFDTSEQELATDFVVETHENSIHILNAVSPAFTSSFAFAEYVVGLIE; via the coding sequence ATGTATGACTATCTAGTCGTCGGCTGCGGTATCGTCGGCTTAACCATCGCAATCGAAATCAAGAAGACTCGCGGTGGGTCGATTTGCGTTATAGACAAAGAAGGCGCGCTCGGCGCGCATGCCAGTGGGCGCAACAGCGGCGTTCTCCACGCCGGTATCTACTACAAACCAGGCACGCTCAAAGCCAAGCTCAGCGTCGAAGGCAATCGGACGATGCGAGAATACTGCGACATGAAAAACATAGCGCAAGTAAAAGGCAAGGTAATCGTGACCAAGAGCGCGTCCGAGATAGAGGCGCTGCGAGAACTGGAACGACGCGCGCTCGCCAACGGCGCGCAGGTCACGATGGTCGACGAAGAAGCGCTCAAAGAGATCGAGCCTTACGCCTCGACAACGGGCTTTGCCCTCTACTCGCCCAACACCGTCACCGTCGACCCGATGGAGGTCTTGGAAAAGCTCCTTGAGGACGCTAGGGCTCTCGGTATCGAAGTGCGGTTCGGTGTCAAGATGACGGGCGTCGACGACAGGCACACGGCGGACGCGGAGGGCTTAAAATTGCGTTTCGGCACGCTCATCAACGCGGCCGGCGCTTATTCGGACAAAATCGCGCACATGTACAACGTCGGGCGCCAATATGTGATGATCCCGTACAAAGGCCTCTACTACCGGCTCAAAGACGAGCATGCGCATATGGTTCGCTCGAATATCTACCCCGTCCCGGATATCCGCTTCCCTTTTCTCGGCGTCCACTTCACCCGCACCCCAAAGGGCATCGTCAAGATAGGGCCGACGGCGATACCCGCGCTGAGCAAAGAAAATTACGGCTTCTTCGACCATATCAAGAAGGATGAGTTGGTCAGCGCGTTGAAATGTAATGCGAGAAAGCTCGTCAGCGATAAGAACTACTTGCTTTTGGGCATTAAGGAAATGAGTAAGTACGTGCCGCACCTGTTCTTCAAGGAAGCGAAGGAGCTGCTGCCGGCGCTGGAATACTCGTACATCGAGACTTATCCGAACACCGGCATACGGGCGCAGCTTTTCGACACATCCGAGCAGGAGCTTGCGACCGACTTTGTCGTCGAGACGCACGAGAATTCGATACATATTCTAAACGCGGTATCACCGGCATTCACGTCATCGTTCGCGTTTGCCGAATATGTAGTGGGACTTATCGAATAA
- a CDS encoding NAD-dependent epimerase/dehydratase family protein, producing the protein MRILVTGGAGFIGSNIVDAYIEAGHEVSIIDNMSSGKEENVNPRARLYKMDIRSPELDLVFAKEKPEILNHHAAQIDVRKSVDDPVFDANVNIVGMLGLLQASVKHGVEKVIFASSGGAVYGEPQVLPADEKTALDPLAPYGAAKVAGEFYLSCYRALHGLNYIALRYGNIYGPRQDPHGEAGVIAIFCESMLSDREVKIFGTGEQLRDYVYVGDVVEANLLALEKGDGERVNIGTGKGTSVNALFAILKEVLGYGKGAVNYPPRHGELEKTYLDDAHVFEVLGWKAEVSIERGLERTAAFFRDR; encoded by the coding sequence TTGCGTATCTTAGTAACCGGAGGGGCCGGCTTTATCGGCTCGAACATAGTAGACGCCTATATCGAAGCGGGCCATGAGGTCTCTATCATCGATAACATGTCGAGCGGTAAAGAGGAGAACGTAAACCCCAGGGCAAGGCTGTACAAGATGGATATCCGCTCTCCCGAACTCGACCTGGTCTTCGCGAAAGAAAAGCCCGAGATCCTCAACCATCACGCCGCGCAGATCGATGTGCGAAAGTCCGTCGACGACCCCGTCTTCGACGCCAACGTCAACATAGTCGGCATGTTGGGTCTCCTGCAGGCATCGGTAAAGCACGGGGTCGAAAAAGTCATCTTCGCGTCATCCGGCGGCGCCGTCTACGGTGAGCCGCAAGTTTTGCCGGCGGATGAGAAGACCGCGCTCGACCCGCTCGCCCCATATGGGGCGGCGAAGGTCGCCGGCGAGTTCTATCTCAGCTGCTACCGTGCGCTCCACGGCTTAAACTATATCGCGCTGCGCTATGGAAACATCTACGGACCGCGCCAGGACCCACACGGTGAAGCCGGGGTCATCGCCATATTCTGCGAGTCGATGTTGAGCGATAGAGAGGTAAAAATATTCGGTACCGGCGAGCAACTTCGGGACTACGTCTACGTCGGCGATGTCGTCGAGGCCAATCTCTTGGCGCTGGAGAAAGGCGATGGCGAGCGCGTCAATATCGGCACCGGAAAAGGGACCTCCGTCAACGCGCTCTTTGCCATACTCAAAGAGGTCCTTGGTTACGGTAAAGGCGCGGTCAACTACCCGCCCCGCCACGGCGAGCTGGAGAAGACCTACCTCGACGACGCGCATGTCTTTGAGGTACTCGGTTGGAAAGCCGAGGTCTCAATCGAGCGCGGCTTAGAGCGAACCGCCGCTTTCTTTAGAGACAGGTAA
- the wecB gene encoding UDP-N-acetylglucosamine 2-epimerase (non-hydrolyzing): MLKILSVFGTRPEAIKMAPVIKELERRPDKLKSVVAVTAQHREMLDQVLNLFDIRPDYDLDIMEPGQDLFDITTRALLGLKPVLEREKPDVLLVQGDTTTTFVAALASFYFKIKVGHVEAGLRSFDKYHPFPEEINRSLTTVIADYHFAPTETAKENLLNAGVSEASIHVTGNTVIDALVQTVKPDYAFAQPDLKPVDFANKRIILVTAHRRENWGEPLRQICRAVKEIVEAVDDVEVVFSVHLNPVVGRTASEILGDVQRVHLIEPLDYEPFVQLINKAYLILTDSGGIQEEAPSLGKPVLVLREVTERPEGVEAGTVRIVGRDTQQIVNSALLLLNNSGEYEKMACAANPYGDGHASERIADVLAGNG; the protein is encoded by the coding sequence ATGTTAAAGATATTATCCGTTTTCGGGACGCGTCCCGAGGCGATTAAGATGGCGCCGGTCATAAAAGAACTCGAGCGCCGGCCCGATAAGCTCAAATCGGTCGTCGCGGTCACCGCCCAGCACCGGGAGATGCTCGACCAGGTGCTCAACCTCTTCGACATCCGGCCCGATTACGACCTCGATATAATGGAGCCCGGGCAAGACCTTTTCGATATTACGACGAGGGCTCTCTTGGGGCTGAAGCCCGTTCTCGAGCGGGAGAAACCCGACGTCTTGCTGGTCCAGGGCGACACGACGACGACCTTTGTCGCGGCGCTCGCCTCGTTCTACTTTAAAATAAAGGTCGGCCATGTCGAGGCCGGGCTTCGCAGTTTCGACAAGTACCATCCGTTCCCCGAGGAGATAAACCGCTCGCTCACGACCGTCATCGCCGATTACCACTTCGCGCCGACCGAGACGGCCAAAGAAAATCTGCTCAACGCCGGCGTCTCCGAGGCGAGCATTCATGTCACCGGCAATACCGTAATCGACGCGCTCGTGCAGACGGTCAAGCCGGACTATGCGTTCGCGCAGCCCGACCTCAAGCCCGTCGATTTCGCGAACAAGCGTATCATTTTAGTCACGGCCCACCGGCGCGAGAACTGGGGCGAGCCGCTCCGTCAAATCTGCCGGGCTGTCAAAGAAATCGTCGAGGCGGTCGACGACGTCGAAGTCGTCTTCTCGGTCCACTTAAATCCGGTCGTAGGGCGGACGGCAAGCGAGATTTTGGGGGATGTCCAGCGCGTCCACCTCATCGAGCCGCTCGATTACGAGCCGTTCGTGCAGCTGATAAATAAGGCGTACCTGATTCTCACCGATTCCGGCGGCATCCAAGAAGAGGCCCCGTCGCTCGGAAAACCCGTCCTGGTCCTTCGCGAGGTGACCGAGCGCCCCGAAGGGGTGGAGGCCGGCACGGTGCGCATCGTAGGGCGTGACACGCAACAAATAGTCAATTCAGCGCTACTTTTACTAAATAATAGCGGGGAATAT